A stretch of Sphingomonas sp. JUb134 DNA encodes these proteins:
- a CDS encoding fumarate hydratase: protein MTTIITEADLIESVADALQFISYYHPMDYIRALGQAYEAEQSPAAKDAIAQILTNSRMCAEGHRPICQDTGIVTVFVKWGQDCRLQSNRSLQEVVDEGVRRAYLHPENKLRASILADPAFTRRNTRDNTPSVMHVEMVPGNRVSVDVAAKGGGSENKTKFKMMNPSDSIVDWVLEMVPQMGAGWCPPGMLGIGIGGTAEKAMLLAKESLMGAIDMAQLKQRGPQNDIEALRIELFDKVNALGIGAQGLGGLSTILDIKILDWPTHAASKPVAMIPNCAATRHAHFTLDGSGPVYLEAPKLDEWPKVEWKPSAEAKRVDLDTLTPEVVQSWKHGDRLLLNGKMLTGRDAAHKRIADMLARGEELPVEFKGRVIYYVGPVDPVGEEVVGPAGPTTATRMDKFTRMMLDQGLLAMVGKAERGPAATDAIRENKSAYLMAVGGAAYLVARAIKGSKVVGFEDLGMEAIYEFEVQDFPVTVAVDAEGQNVHTLAPLVWREKIAKERLLENA, encoded by the coding sequence ATGACCACCATCATCACCGAAGCCGACCTGATCGAAAGCGTCGCCGACGCCCTCCAGTTCATCAGCTACTACCACCCCATGGATTACATCCGCGCGCTGGGCCAGGCTTATGAGGCCGAGCAGAGCCCCGCCGCCAAGGACGCCATCGCGCAGATCCTCACCAACAGCCGCATGTGCGCGGAGGGGCATCGCCCGATCTGCCAGGATACCGGCATCGTCACCGTGTTCGTGAAGTGGGGTCAGGACTGCCGCCTCCAGTCGAACCGCTCGCTCCAGGAAGTGGTCGATGAGGGCGTGCGCCGTGCTTATCTCCACCCGGAGAACAAGCTGCGCGCCTCGATCCTGGCCGATCCCGCCTTCACCCGCCGCAACACCCGCGACAACACGCCGAGTGTGATGCACGTCGAGATGGTGCCTGGGAACCGGGTGTCGGTCGACGTCGCGGCCAAGGGCGGCGGCTCGGAGAACAAGACCAAGTTCAAGATGATGAACCCCAGCGATTCGATCGTCGACTGGGTGCTGGAGATGGTCCCGCAGATGGGTGCTGGCTGGTGCCCGCCGGGCATGCTCGGCATCGGCATCGGCGGCACCGCCGAAAAGGCGATGCTGCTCGCCAAGGAATCGCTGATGGGCGCGATCGACATGGCGCAGCTCAAGCAGCGCGGGCCGCAGAACGACATCGAGGCGCTGCGCATCGAGCTGTTCGACAAGGTCAACGCGCTCGGCATCGGCGCGCAGGGGCTGGGCGGCTTGTCCACCATCCTCGACATCAAGATCCTCGACTGGCCGACCCATGCCGCGTCCAAGCCCGTGGCGATGATCCCGAACTGCGCCGCCACCCGCCACGCGCACTTCACCCTCGACGGTTCGGGCCCGGTCTATCTGGAGGCGCCGAAGCTCGACGAGTGGCCCAAGGTCGAGTGGAAGCCCTCGGCCGAGGCGAAGCGCGTCGACCTCGATACGCTAACTCCGGAAGTGGTGCAGTCGTGGAAGCATGGCGACCGCCTGTTGCTCAACGGGAAGATGCTCACCGGCCGCGACGCCGCGCATAAGCGCATCGCCGACATGCTTGCCCGCGGCGAGGAGCTGCCTGTCGAGTTCAAGGGCCGGGTGATCTACTATGTCGGCCCGGTCGATCCGGTCGGCGAGGAAGTGGTCGGCCCCGCCGGCCCCACCACTGCCACCCGCATGGACAAGTTCACGCGCATGATGCTCGACCAGGGCCTGCTCGCGATGGTCGGCAAGGCCGAGCGCGGTCCGGCCGCGACGGACGCCATCCGCGAGAACAAGAGCGCCTATCTGATGGCGGTCGGCGGCGCGGCCTATCTGGTCGCCCGCGCGATCAAGGGTTCGAAGGTCGTCGGCTTCGAGGACCTCGGCATGGAGGCGATCTACGAGTTCGAGGTGCAGGACTTCCCCGTCACCGTGGCCGTGGATGCGGAGGGGCAGAACGTCCACACGCTCGCGCCGCTCGTCTGGCGCGAGAAGATCGCCAAGGAACGCCTGCTCGAAAACGCCTGA
- the uvrB gene encoding excinuclease ABC subunit UvrB codes for MAIQIRTSLAEPETGPSFVPHRPARPPKVEGGKPFKLVSEYEASGDQPTAIAELVAAAQAGERDQVLLGVTGSGKTFTMAKTIEALQRPALILAPNKILAAQLYGEFKSFFPDNAVEYFVSYYDYYQPEAYVPRSDTYIEKESSVNEAIDRMRHSATRSLLERDDVIIVASVSCLYGIGSVETYSAMIFDLKKGQMVDQREIVRKLVALQYKRNDAAFQRGAFRVRGDSLELFPSHYEDSAWRITFFGDEIEAITEFDPLTGKKVAELNSVRVYANSHYVTPGPTLKQASEAIKHELAERLKELHIEGKLLEAQRLEQRTNFDLEMIAATGSCAGIENYSRFLTGRLPGEPPPTLFEYLPENALLFVDESHQTIGQVNGMARGDHRRKITLAEYGFRLPSCIDNRPLRFNEWDAMRPQTVCVSATPGGWELEQTGGVFSEQVIRPTGLIDPPIEIKPVEEQVDDLIHEAKKTAQAGYRTLVTTLTKRMAEDLTEFMHEAGLKVRYMHSDVETLERIELIRDLRMGVYDVLVGINLLREGLDIPECGLVAILDADKEGFLRSETSLIQTIGRAARNVEGRVILYADRMTGSMERAIAETDRRREKQKAYNLEHGITPTTIKRNIGDIIAHVASKDQVTVEIDEERPHMVGHNLRSYIESLEKKMREAAANLEFEEAGRLRDEIRSLENEELGLPVAEHKAPMMGRSNEGKPGTRKTRYGKQQKTRMSHRRA; via the coding sequence ATGGCGATCCAGATCCGCACCAGCCTTGCCGAGCCGGAAACCGGCCCCTCGTTCGTGCCCCACCGGCCGGCACGCCCGCCCAAGGTGGAGGGCGGCAAGCCGTTCAAGCTCGTCTCGGAATATGAAGCCTCGGGCGACCAGCCGACCGCGATCGCGGAACTCGTGGCCGCCGCACAGGCGGGCGAGCGCGACCAGGTGCTTCTGGGTGTCACCGGCTCGGGCAAGACCTTCACCATGGCCAAGACGATCGAGGCGCTCCAGCGTCCGGCCTTGATCCTGGCGCCGAACAAGATCCTGGCCGCGCAGCTCTATGGCGAGTTCAAGAGCTTCTTCCCCGACAACGCGGTCGAGTATTTCGTCAGCTACTACGACTATTACCAGCCCGAGGCGTACGTGCCGCGGTCGGACACCTACATCGAGAAGGAAAGCTCGGTGAACGAGGCGATCGACCGCATGCGCCACTCGGCCACGCGCTCGCTGCTCGAACGCGACGACGTCATCATCGTCGCGTCGGTGTCGTGCCTCTACGGCATCGGCTCGGTCGAGACCTATTCGGCGATGATCTTCGACCTCAAGAAAGGGCAGATGGTCGACCAGCGCGAGATCGTGCGCAAGCTCGTCGCCCTCCAGTACAAGCGCAACGACGCCGCCTTCCAGCGCGGCGCCTTTCGCGTGCGCGGCGACAGCCTGGAGCTGTTTCCGTCGCACTATGAGGACAGCGCCTGGCGCATCACCTTCTTCGGCGACGAGATCGAGGCGATCACCGAATTCGATCCGCTGACCGGCAAGAAGGTCGCCGAACTCAACTCGGTGCGCGTCTACGCCAATTCGCACTATGTCACGCCCGGACCCACGCTCAAGCAGGCGAGCGAGGCGATCAAGCATGAGCTGGCCGAGCGGCTGAAGGAACTCCACATCGAAGGCAAGCTGCTGGAGGCCCAGCGGCTGGAGCAGCGCACCAACTTCGATCTGGAAATGATTGCCGCCACCGGCAGCTGCGCCGGCATCGAGAACTATTCGCGCTTCCTCACCGGTCGTCTTCCCGGCGAGCCGCCGCCCACGCTGTTCGAGTATCTTCCCGAAAATGCGTTGCTGTTCGTGGACGAGAGCCACCAGACCATCGGCCAGGTCAACGGCATGGCCCGCGGCGACCACCGGCGGAAGATCACGCTCGCCGAATATGGCTTCCGCCTGCCGTCGTGCATCGACAATCGGCCACTGCGGTTCAACGAGTGGGACGCGATGCGCCCGCAGACCGTCTGCGTCTCGGCAACCCCGGGCGGCTGGGAGCTGGAGCAGACCGGCGGCGTCTTCTCCGAGCAGGTCATCCGCCCCACCGGCCTCATCGACCCGCCGATCGAGATCAAGCCGGTCGAGGAACAGGTCGACGACCTGATCCACGAAGCCAAGAAGACGGCGCAGGCCGGATATCGCACGCTGGTGACGACCCTCACCAAGCGCATGGCCGAGGACCTGACCGAGTTCATGCACGAGGCGGGTCTGAAGGTCCGCTACATGCACTCCGACGTCGAGACGCTGGAGCGCATCGAGCTGATCCGCGATCTGCGCATGGGCGTCTACGACGTGCTGGTCGGCATCAACCTGCTGCGCGAAGGTCTCGACATCCCCGAATGCGGGCTGGTCGCGATCCTGGACGCCGACAAGGAGGGCTTCTTGCGCTCCGAAACCTCGCTCATCCAGACGATCGGCCGCGCCGCGCGCAACGTCGAAGGCCGCGTGATCCTCTACGCCGATCGCATGACCGGCAGCATGGAGCGCGCGATCGCCGAGACCGATCGCCGCCGCGAAAAGCAAAAGGCGTACAACCTCGAGCACGGCATCACCCCGACCACGATCAAGCGCAACATCGGCGACATCATCGCCCATGTCGCGTCCAAGGATCAGGTCACGGTCGAGATCGACGAGGAACGGCCGCACATGGTCGGCCACAACCTGCGGTCGTACATCGAGAGCCTGGAAAAGAAGATGCGCGAGGCCGCCGCGAACCTGGAGTTCGAGGAAGCCGGGCGTCTGCGCGACGAGATCCGCAGCCTGGAGAACGAGGAACTCGGCCTGCCCGTCGCGGAGCACAAGGCGCCGATGATGGGCCGCTCCAACGAGGGCAAGCCGGGTACGCGCAAGACCCGCTACGGCAAGCAGCAGAAGACCCGCATGAGCCACCGGCGGGCATAG
- a CDS encoding DUF2490 domain-containing protein yields MQHRTGRGKRRSETGRLRRAPQLFIPVVRDTLWAQRGSAETGRRPELRFSVALALALAATATPAVAQEHDAQLWLTANASTELREGLKLELETNQRFSDDSGELYESQYLAALTAQVATGVTLTGGLNRVVRPRDGKVQNTEWRPRQQIGFAIAKLGSGQLAGRVRLEQRFRSDDSETGHRVRPEITYTLPVYRDVKLRLAHESYFNLNSTGFQDRGHERMRNWAIATVPVTKNLSAQLGYMNQYRFNDEDPDVMEHGLMTALYVTF; encoded by the coding sequence ATGCAGCACCGCACCGGCCGAGGCAAGCGCCGTTCGGAGACCGGCCGCCTCCGGCGAGCGCCGCAGCTGTTCATCCCCGTTGTCCGCGACACGCTTTGGGCGCAGAGGGGCAGTGCCGAGACCGGCAGGAGGCCCGAATTGCGTTTTTCCGTTGCCCTGGCGCTTGCGTTGGCGGCCACTGCCACTCCGGCGGTGGCGCAGGAGCACGACGCGCAGCTGTGGCTGACGGCGAACGCCTCCACCGAGTTGCGCGAAGGGCTCAAGCTGGAGTTGGAGACCAACCAGCGGTTCAGCGATGACAGCGGCGAATTGTACGAAAGCCAGTATCTCGCCGCACTCACAGCCCAGGTCGCGACGGGGGTCACCTTGACCGGCGGGCTGAACCGTGTGGTCCGGCCGCGTGACGGCAAAGTTCAGAACACCGAATGGCGGCCGCGCCAGCAGATCGGGTTCGCGATCGCAAAGCTGGGTTCAGGTCAGCTGGCGGGTCGCGTTCGCCTGGAGCAACGCTTCCGAAGCGACGACAGCGAGACGGGGCACCGGGTTCGTCCCGAAATCACCTATACCCTGCCCGTCTACCGCGACGTCAAACTGCGTCTGGCGCACGAAAGCTACTTCAACCTCAACAGCACCGGCTTCCAGGACCGGGGACATGAGCGGATGCGCAACTGGGCCATCGCGACCGTGCCGGTCACGAAGAACCTCAGCGCGCAGCTCGGCTACATGAACCAGTATCGCTTCAACGACGAGGACCCGGACGTCATGGAGCACGGGCTGATGACGGCTCTGTACGTGACGTTCTGA
- a CDS encoding SDR family NAD(P)-dependent oxidoreductase: MTDARSFENKVAIITGAAGAIGAETAVLMAERGAKIVAVDIAGANVDVLKERIDADRLVIVEADVSDEASVRNYVEEAKRAFGGRIDVFFNNAGIEGPVKPIGDYPLDAFKKVMAVNVDGVFLGLKYVLPVMLEQGGGAIVNSSSVAGLSGSPGTSAYNASKHAVLGLTRVAAMEVADKNIRVNCINPGPIHSRMMDSLDEGSKGSEAERAKALPAKRYGRPEEVAQLVAFLASDAAGYINGAYHPIDGGLHAST, encoded by the coding sequence ATGACGGATGCACGCAGTTTCGAAAACAAGGTCGCGATCATCACGGGAGCCGCAGGCGCCATCGGTGCCGAGACGGCAGTACTCATGGCCGAACGCGGCGCAAAGATCGTCGCGGTGGACATCGCCGGCGCCAATGTCGACGTGCTGAAGGAACGGATCGACGCGGATCGGCTGGTGATCGTGGAGGCGGACGTCAGCGACGAAGCGTCGGTGCGCAACTATGTCGAGGAAGCGAAGCGGGCGTTCGGCGGCCGCATCGACGTCTTCTTCAACAATGCGGGGATCGAGGGGCCGGTGAAGCCGATCGGCGACTATCCGTTGGACGCCTTCAAGAAGGTGATGGCCGTCAATGTCGACGGCGTGTTCCTGGGGCTGAAATACGTGCTGCCGGTGATGCTGGAACAGGGCGGCGGCGCGATCGTCAACTCGTCCAGCGTGGCAGGGCTGAGCGGATCGCCGGGGACCTCCGCCTATAACGCCAGCAAGCATGCGGTGCTGGGGCTGACCCGCGTGGCGGCGATGGAGGTCGCCGACAAGAACATCCGGGTGAACTGCATCAACCCCGGCCCGATCCACAGCCGCATGATGGATTCGCTGGACGAAGGCAGCAAGGGTTCGGAAGCCGAGCGCGCCAAGGCGCTGCCGGCGAAACGCTATGGGCGCCCCGAAGAGGTGGCGCAGCTGGTCGCGTTCCTCGCGTCCGACGCGGCGGGGTACATCAACGGCGCCTATCACCCCATCGATGGCGGCCTGCACGCGTCGACGTAA
- a CDS encoding DUF885 domain-containing protein produces MRVRLLAASAAALLAGCATTPPLASSPPSVAAPEAAPVDAATALHALFKQSDEDNLRRNPLNALFRGDMRYADQLGDMISDAYFDAERAAGERDLAALRRINRAALSPTDQLAYDVFKWQGELGLRALSPDILSLNVVRPIDHFTGIHTFYPDLASGQSAAPFKTVKDYQDSISRHHRYAQILDASIDRFRQGMAAGVVQPKLVVRNVIDQLDLQLAQGVEGSTFYAPLKAFPAGIPVADQARLRTETAAVIRDEIRPAYQRLRVFLAKEYLPAAREGVGLVHMKGGPKLYAFLIEQNTTLPLSADDVHKLGLSEVARIHREMEAVKTQVGFKGTLPAFFEFLRTAPRFRPASKQALRDEYYAIGKRVDARVGELFSTLPKTPLEIRPVPDYREKTDAGGSYMQGAPDGSRPGTFYYNTYDLPSRSTWGQETLYLHEGAPGHHFQISLAQENAELPNFMRFGGNTAYVEGWALYAETLWDELGMETDPYQRFGGLNDEMLRAMRLVVDSGIHAKGWTRDQAIKYMLDNSSMGRTDATSEVERYIAMPGQALSYKIGQLKILELRARAEQALGAKFDLKEFHAQVLMTGSLPMNILEQKIDRWIASKRG; encoded by the coding sequence TTGCGCGTTCGACTTCTCGCCGCTTCGGCCGCGGCGCTTCTGGCAGGCTGCGCCACGACTCCGCCGCTTGCCTCTTCGCCGCCTTCCGTGGCCGCGCCCGAGGCTGCGCCCGTGGACGCCGCCACGGCCCTCCACGCGCTGTTCAAGCAGAGCGACGAGGACAATCTCCGCCGCAATCCGCTCAACGCGCTGTTCCGCGGCGACATGCGCTATGCCGACCAGCTCGGCGACATGATCAGCGACGCCTATTTCGACGCGGAGCGGGCGGCCGGCGAGCGGGACCTGGCGGCGCTGCGCCGCATCAACCGGGCCGCGCTCTCGCCGACGGACCAGCTCGCCTATGACGTGTTCAAATGGCAGGGCGAACTCGGGCTGCGCGCGCTCAGCCCCGACATCCTGTCGCTGAACGTGGTCCGCCCGATCGACCATTTCACCGGCATCCACACCTTCTATCCCGACCTCGCGTCCGGCCAGAGCGCGGCGCCGTTCAAGACGGTGAAGGATTATCAGGACAGCATCAGCCGTCACCACCGCTATGCCCAGATCCTCGACGCCTCGATCGATCGCTTTCGCCAGGGCATGGCCGCAGGCGTCGTCCAGCCCAAGCTGGTGGTGCGCAACGTGATCGACCAGCTCGACCTGCAACTCGCGCAGGGTGTCGAGGGTTCGACCTTCTACGCACCGCTCAAGGCATTCCCGGCCGGTATCCCTGTCGCCGACCAGGCGCGGCTTCGTACCGAGACCGCCGCGGTGATCCGCGACGAGATCCGCCCGGCCTATCAGCGCCTGCGCGTCTTCCTGGCCAAGGAATATCTGCCGGCTGCCCGCGAGGGCGTCGGCCTCGTCCACATGAAGGGCGGGCCAAAGCTCTACGCCTTCCTGATCGAACAGAACACGACGCTGCCGCTGTCGGCCGACGACGTCCACAAGCTGGGGTTGAGCGAAGTGGCGCGCATCCACCGCGAGATGGAGGCGGTGAAGACCCAGGTTGGCTTCAAGGGCACGCTGCCGGCCTTCTTCGAATTCCTGCGCACCGCTCCCCGCTTCCGTCCCGCCAGCAAGCAGGCGCTGCGCGACGAATATTATGCGATCGGCAAGCGGGTGGACGCCCGCGTGGGCGAGCTCTTCTCGACGCTGCCCAAGACCCCGCTCGAGATCCGCCCGGTGCCCGACTATCGCGAAAAGACCGACGCCGGCGGCTCCTATATGCAGGGCGCGCCGGACGGATCGCGTCCCGGCACCTTCTACTACAACACGTACGACCTGCCCTCCCGCTCCACCTGGGGGCAGGAGACGCTGTACCTGCACGAGGGCGCGCCCGGGCATCACTTCCAGATCAGCCTTGCGCAGGAGAATGCCGAGCTTCCCAATTTCATGCGCTTCGGCGGCAACACCGCCTATGTCGAGGGCTGGGCGCTCTATGCCGAGACGCTGTGGGACGAGCTCGGCATGGAGACCGATCCCTACCAGCGCTTCGGTGGCTTGAACGACGAGATGCTGCGCGCGATGCGGCTGGTCGTCGACAGCGGCATCCATGCCAAGGGTTGGACCCGAGACCAGGCGATCAAGTACATGCTCGACAACAGCTCGATGGGCCGCACCGACGCCACCAGCGAGGTCGAGCGCTACATCGCGATGCCGGGCCAGGCGCTCTCCTACAAGATCGGCCAGCTCAAGATCCTGGAACTGCGCGCCAGGGCCGAGCAGGCGCTGGGTGCGAAGTTCGATCTCAAGGAATTCCACGCGCAGGTGCTGATGACGGGCTCGCTGCCGATGAACATCCTGGAGCAGAAGATCGACCGCTGGATCGCCTCCAAGCGCGGTTGA
- a CDS encoding ferredoxin--NADP reductase produces the protein MTDVREPVLIPESKAFLNAKVLWVRHWNDRLFSFAVERPSSFRFRSGEFVMIGLPGETKPIMRAYSIASPHYAEELEFLSIKVEDGPLTSKLQLIQPGDEVYLGKKPTGTLVTDALTGGKRLFFFSTGTGLAPFLSLARDPDVYSMFDQVILVHSVRQVSDLAYHDELASRLADDPLVSEEAQAQFHYIPTVTREAFRNTGRINDLIESAALFGEPVQGPKKLDPETDRIMLCGSMAMIRDFAAMLEGMGFVEGSNAAPGQFVIERAFVD, from the coding sequence ATGACCGACGTCCGCGAACCCGTGCTCATTCCGGAATCCAAGGCGTTCCTGAACGCCAAGGTGCTGTGGGTCCGCCATTGGAACGACCGGCTGTTCTCGTTCGCGGTCGAGCGGCCTTCGAGCTTCCGCTTCCGTTCTGGCGAGTTCGTGATGATCGGGCTGCCGGGCGAGACCAAGCCGATCATGCGCGCCTATTCGATCGCCAGCCCGCATTATGCCGAGGAGCTGGAGTTCCTGTCGATCAAGGTCGAGGACGGTCCCCTCACCTCCAAGCTCCAGCTGATCCAGCCGGGCGACGAAGTGTATCTGGGCAAGAAGCCGACCGGCACGCTCGTCACCGACGCGCTGACCGGCGGCAAGCGGCTGTTCTTCTTCTCGACCGGCACCGGCCTGGCGCCTTTCCTGAGCCTGGCGCGCGACCCGGACGTTTATTCCATGTTCGACCAGGTGATCCTGGTGCATTCGGTGCGCCAGGTGAGCGACCTCGCCTATCATGACGAGCTGGCGTCGCGGCTGGCGGACGACCCGCTGGTCTCGGAAGAGGCGCAGGCGCAGTTCCACTATATCCCGACGGTGACCCGCGAAGCGTTCCGCAACACGGGCCGCATCAACGACCTGATCGAGAGCGCCGCGCTGTTCGGTGAGCCGGTGCAGGGCCCGAAGAAGCTGGATCCGGAGACGGACCGCATCATGCTGTGCGGCAGCATGGCGATGATCCGCGACTTTGCCGCGATGCTGGAGGGCATGGGCTTCGTCGAGGGTTCCAACGCGGCGCCCGGCCAGTTCGTGATCGAGCGCGCCTTCGTCGATTGA
- a CDS encoding HAD family hydrolase — MTIKLICLDADDTLWHNMRHFHATEAALLALIEPFAARDIARERLNACEARNLKLYGYGAKGFTLSMIETAIELADDPLPKAVIAEILAAGRALLSHPVELFEGIADTLEQLADRGRLVLVTKGDLLHQEAKLAASGLGERFSGIEIVSDKTADTFRRLFAREGVAPEEAVMAGDSLRSDINPALDAGAWAAFIPQEGAWSHEHAQLPAEHPRFCQLRTLAELPGWIDAIS; from the coding sequence ATGACGATCAAGCTCATCTGCCTCGATGCCGACGACACGCTGTGGCACAACATGCGGCACTTCCACGCGACCGAAGCGGCGCTGCTCGCGCTCATCGAGCCGTTCGCGGCCCGCGACATCGCCCGCGAGCGGCTGAACGCCTGCGAGGCGCGCAACCTGAAGCTCTATGGCTATGGGGCCAAGGGCTTCACACTGTCGATGATCGAGACGGCGATCGAATTGGCCGACGACCCGCTGCCCAAGGCGGTGATCGCCGAAATCCTGGCGGCGGGACGCGCGTTGCTGTCCCACCCGGTCGAGCTGTTCGAGGGGATCGCCGACACGCTGGAACAGCTGGCAGACCGAGGCCGGCTGGTGCTGGTGACCAAGGGCGACCTGCTCCACCAGGAAGCGAAGCTCGCCGCATCGGGACTCGGCGAGCGGTTCAGCGGGATCGAGATCGTCAGCGACAAGACGGCGGACACCTTCCGGCGGCTGTTCGCCCGGGAGGGCGTCGCGCCGGAGGAGGCGGTGATGGCCGGCGATTCGCTGCGGTCCGACATCAACCCGGCGCTGGACGCCGGCGCCTGGGCAGCGTTCATCCCGCAGGAGGGCGCCTGGTCGCACGAGCACGCACAGCTGCCCGCCGAGCACCCGCGCTTTTGCCAGCTGCGAACCCTCGCAGAACTGCCGGGGTGGATCGACGCGATCTCCTAG
- a CDS encoding threonine aldolase family protein, whose protein sequence is MIQEPQQFASDNYAGICPAAWAAMDEANRGYVPAYGEDPWTQRASDSFRSLFETDCEVFFAFNGTAANSLALAALCQSYHSVICSSSAHVETDECGAPEFFSNGSKLLVAQTEGGKLTPEAVRALATGRSDIHFPKPRAVTITQPTETGQVYSLEEIRALSATCRELGLRLHMDGARFANACAALGCSPADMTWRSGVDVLCFGGTKNGMAAGEAILFFDHVLAIDFDYRCKQAGQLASKMRFLAAPWVGMLESGVWLSNAAHGNECARQLATAIADLPGIEPMFPVEANAVFLRAPEAVLEGLRARGWRFYTFIGGGARFMFAWDADLSRVDALARDLRAAVTEANRGETLAA, encoded by the coding sequence ATGATCCAAGAACCCCAGCAGTTCGCCAGCGACAACTACGCCGGCATTTGTCCCGCGGCATGGGCGGCGATGGACGAGGCCAATCGCGGCTATGTGCCCGCCTATGGCGAGGACCCGTGGACGCAGCGTGCCTCCGATTCGTTCCGCAGCCTGTTCGAGACGGACTGCGAGGTGTTCTTCGCGTTCAACGGCACCGCGGCCAATTCGCTGGCGCTGGCGGCGCTGTGCCAATCCTACCATAGCGTGATCTGCTCCTCCTCCGCGCACGTCGAGACGGACGAGTGCGGCGCGCCGGAGTTCTTTTCCAACGGCTCCAAGCTGCTGGTCGCGCAGACCGAGGGCGGCAAGCTGACGCCCGAGGCCGTGCGCGCGCTCGCGACCGGGCGCTCCGACATCCACTTTCCCAAGCCGCGCGCGGTGACGATCACCCAGCCGACCGAGACCGGGCAGGTGTATTCGCTGGAAGAGATTCGGGCGCTGTCCGCGACCTGCCGCGAGCTGGGCCTGCGGCTGCACATGGACGGCGCGCGCTTCGCCAACGCCTGCGCGGCGCTCGGCTGCTCGCCGGCCGACATGACGTGGCGCTCGGGCGTCGACGTGCTGTGCTTCGGCGGCACCAAGAACGGCATGGCGGCCGGCGAGGCGATCCTGTTCTTCGACCATGTCCTCGCCATCGACTTCGACTATCGCTGCAAGCAGGCGGGGCAGCTTGCCTCCAAGATGCGCTTCCTGGCCGCGCCCTGGGTGGGCATGCTGGAGAGCGGCGTGTGGCTGAGCAACGCCGCGCACGGAAACGAGTGCGCGCGGCAGCTGGCAACGGCGATCGCCGACCTGCCGGGCATCGAGCCGATGTTCCCGGTCGAGGCGAACGCCGTGTTCCTGCGCGCACCGGAGGCGGTGCTGGAGGGGCTGCGTGCGCGGGGCTGGCGCTTCTATACCTTCATCGGCGGCGGCGCGCGCTTCATGTTCGCGTGGGATGCGGACCTCTCCCGGGTCGACGCCCTCGCCCGGGACCTGCGCGCGGCGGTGACGGAAGCGAACCGCGGCGAGACGCTCGCCGCCTGA